Proteins encoded by one window of Bradyrhizobium sp. B097:
- a CDS encoding isochorismatase family cysteine hydrolase, with product MGYQCDIIDPARTVMIVVDMQNDFVAEGAKLRSAQAAAMVPRLAQTLKACRDKGIRVIYTAHVHRRDGSDMGLYDDLYSPIADRSSLVDGTEGVEIFNDLAPAAGEHVIKKHRYSAFFATDLDLILREWGITTVIISGTTTENCCHATARDAMFHNYKVVFLSDATGTFDYPDVGQGALSAEEVHRATLTILAFSTAHVMTAAEMLGRVKLADGTASPKAA from the coding sequence ATGGGCTATCAATGCGACATCATCGACCCAGCGCGAACCGTCATGATCGTGGTCGACATGCAGAACGATTTCGTGGCCGAGGGCGCCAAGCTGCGGTCGGCGCAGGCCGCCGCCATGGTGCCGCGGCTGGCGCAGACCCTGAAGGCCTGCCGCGACAAGGGTATCCGCGTCATCTACACCGCGCATGTGCATCGCCGCGACGGCAGCGACATGGGGCTGTATGACGATCTCTACTCGCCGATCGCCGACCGGTCGTCACTGGTCGACGGCACCGAAGGTGTCGAGATCTTCAACGACCTTGCGCCCGCAGCCGGCGAGCACGTCATCAAGAAGCACCGCTACAGCGCGTTCTTCGCCACCGACCTCGACCTCATCCTGCGCGAATGGGGCATCACGACGGTCATCATCTCGGGAACGACCACCGAGAACTGCTGCCACGCCACCGCGCGCGACGCCATGTTCCACAATTACAAGGTCGTCTTCCTGTCGGATGCGACGGGTACGTTCGACTATCCGGATGTCGGCCAGGGCGCCCTGTCCGCCGAAGAGGTGCATCGCGCCACGCTGACGATCCTCGCATTCTCGACCGCGCATGTGATGACGGCTGCAGAGATGCTAGGGCGGGTGAAGTTGGCGGACGGGACGGCGAGCCCGAAGGCGGCGTAA
- a CDS encoding helix-turn-helix domain-containing protein, which translates to MQTPDHTVVAQTLVAPGDSFDRWHHVTCREFSLTECRRVADEAFEASISIRHFGPLAINDIWSSTPAADRIRVMRSASDVRRDPRDYFMLWLTLRGEVSFAQGGRAVRMRRGDLMLHDQAQPFTLEFAPSARSIMVSIPRPLLLARLPDAQRLTARRVGNASKVGALAGSLIRRLARLDDEAGPAAIRLGASALDIFATTLQTELTDDVPQRGDERLARVKAYIAANLDDPELDLDTIAAAQNMAPRTLNRLFAREGTTPIRWLWQQRLAGAYQALAERRFSHVTDAALSFGFSDVSHFSRAFKAAFGRSPHQVMG; encoded by the coding sequence ATGCAGACCCCAGATCATACAGTCGTCGCGCAAACACTTGTTGCGCCGGGTGACAGCTTTGACCGTTGGCATCACGTCACCTGCCGCGAATTCTCGCTGACCGAATGCCGCCGCGTCGCCGACGAGGCGTTTGAGGCGTCGATCTCGATCCGCCATTTCGGCCCACTCGCGATCAACGACATCTGGTCGTCGACCCCGGCCGCCGACCGCATCCGGGTGATGCGCAGCGCGAGCGACGTCCGCAGGGACCCGCGCGACTATTTCATGCTGTGGCTGACGTTGCGCGGCGAGGTCAGCTTCGCGCAGGGCGGACGCGCGGTGCGGATGCGCCGGGGCGATCTCATGCTCCATGACCAGGCGCAGCCGTTCACGCTCGAATTCGCTCCGAGCGCGCGTTCGATCATGGTGTCGATCCCGCGGCCGCTGCTGCTTGCGCGCCTGCCGGATGCGCAGCGGCTGACGGCACGGCGGGTCGGCAACGCGTCGAAAGTGGGCGCGCTGGCGGGATCGTTGATCCGCCGGCTGGCGCGGCTCGATGACGAGGCCGGGCCGGCCGCGATAAGGCTTGGCGCCTCAGCGCTCGATATTTTCGCGACCACGCTCCAGACCGAGCTGACGGACGATGTGCCGCAGCGCGGCGACGAACGGCTGGCGCGGGTCAAGGCTTATATCGCGGCTAATCTCGACGATCCCGAGCTCGATCTTGATACAATCGCCGCGGCGCAGAACATGGCGCCGCGCACGCTCAATCGCCTGTTCGCACGCGAAGGTACGACGCCGATCCGCTGGCTCTGGCAGCAGCGCCTCGCCGGCGCCTATCAGGCACTGGCCGAACGGCGCTTCAGCCATGTCACCGATGCGGCGCTGAGCTTCGGCTTCAGCGACGTCTCGCATTTCAGCCGCGCCTTCAAGGCCGCGTTCGGCCGCTCGCCGCATCAAGTGATGGGCTGA
- a CDS encoding nuclear transport factor 2 family protein: MSSALYLFIALLAMPATATAGDESLKQQFEKVAATYADSFNKQNGAGIAALYAPGGMVVNATGSHTDIAQTYEGIFKAGFNHNEITVDEAQPLGTDTAIATGEYHITGKNQNGEPLDVVGRWTGAYVNQGGNWKIRMVSAFPKAPPPK; the protein is encoded by the coding sequence ATGTCTTCCGCCTTATATCTGTTCATTGCGTTGCTCGCGATGCCTGCGACCGCGACCGCTGGCGACGAAAGTCTGAAGCAACAATTCGAGAAGGTCGCGGCGACCTATGCCGACAGCTTCAACAAGCAGAATGGTGCCGGGATCGCTGCGCTCTATGCGCCCGGCGGGATGGTCGTCAATGCGACCGGGTCGCACACCGATATCGCCCAGACCTACGAAGGCATCTTCAAGGCTGGGTTCAACCACAATGAAATAACGGTGGACGAGGCCCAGCCGTTGGGAACCGATACGGCTATCGCGACTGGCGAATATCACATCACCGGCAAGAATCAGAATGGCGAGCCGCTTGATGTGGTTGGCCGCTGGACCGGGGCGTATGTCAACCAGGGCGGAAATTGGAAGATCCGGATGGTGTCGGCCTTCCCGAAGGCGCCTCCGCCGAAATAA
- a CDS encoding tannase/feruloyl esterase family alpha/beta hydrolase, with translation MTGDPAATCGGLAGSTDGATKIDSATLQAPSPLSVAEKGPTPSGRIIPANPAFCKVLGQITPTDPTAPPIKFEVNLPVEWNGRSLQYGGGGFNGVLITGLGLPPAYPFDKASPLALGFATVGTDSGHESKPGEPPQLFALNDEAFENFSHKAYKKVRDVARALITRAYGTPPAKMYFMGSSEGGREALTMAQRYPDDFDGIFARVPVINWVGLQHAGTRSGLVTMGDGWIKPAQVKLVADAVLKACDTQDGSDDALVQDPVGCKAAFKPATLACAAGHSGDDCLSDKQIAAIETLHAPYKFSFPLANGLDDYPGWGVSGENTPAFGPTGGWKAWWLGSTAPAQPPAPSNGIAWIYGAGGIQYVFARDPKLDVTTYKPEDHKARVLEVSALMDSTDPDLSRFHAHGGKLVILEHMSDYAQSPYAGIRYFENVEKTLGKDKVAEFARLYTAPGVDHVGSGAPANVDMLAVLVDWVENGKAPGDLEVREQQTEAPAFDTIRALPLCRWPTWPRYKAGPVNAAASFSCAP, from the coding sequence ATGACCGGCGATCCCGCGGCGACCTGCGGCGGACTGGCCGGCTCAACCGATGGCGCGACCAAGATCGACAGCGCCACGCTCCAGGCACCGTCGCCGCTCTCGGTCGCCGAGAAGGGACCGACACCTTCCGGCCGCATCATCCCGGCCAATCCCGCCTTCTGCAAGGTGCTCGGGCAGATCACGCCGACCGATCCCACCGCGCCGCCGATCAAGTTCGAGGTCAACCTGCCCGTCGAGTGGAACGGCCGCTCGCTGCAATATGGCGGCGGCGGCTTCAACGGCGTGCTGATCACAGGTCTCGGCCTGCCGCCGGCCTATCCGTTCGACAAGGCCTCGCCGCTGGCGCTCGGCTTCGCGACCGTCGGCACCGACTCCGGCCACGAGTCGAAGCCGGGCGAGCCGCCGCAGCTGTTCGCGCTCAACGACGAGGCGTTCGAGAATTTTTCGCACAAGGCCTACAAGAAGGTGCGCGATGTCGCGCGGGCGCTGATCACTCGCGCATACGGCACACCGCCGGCCAAGATGTATTTCATGGGATCGTCCGAGGGCGGCCGTGAGGCGCTGACCATGGCGCAGCGCTACCCCGACGATTTCGACGGCATCTTCGCGCGCGTCCCCGTGATCAACTGGGTCGGGTTGCAGCATGCCGGCACCCGCTCCGGCCTCGTGACCATGGGCGACGGCTGGATCAAGCCGGCGCAGGTCAAGCTCGTGGCCGACGCCGTGCTGAAGGCCTGCGACACGCAGGACGGCTCCGACGACGCGCTGGTGCAGGATCCCGTCGGCTGCAAGGCCGCGTTCAAGCCGGCCACGCTGGCATGCGCCGCGGGACACAGCGGCGACGACTGCCTGAGCGACAAGCAAATTGCCGCGATCGAGACCCTGCATGCGCCTTACAAGTTCTCCTTCCCGCTCGCCAACGGCCTCGACGACTATCCGGGCTGGGGCGTGTCCGGCGAGAACACGCCGGCGTTCGGCCCGACCGGCGGCTGGAAGGCCTGGTGGCTTGGCAGCACGGCACCGGCGCAGCCGCCCGCTCCGAGCAACGGCATCGCCTGGATCTACGGCGCCGGCGGCATTCAGTATGTCTTCGCCCGCGATCCGAAACTCGACGTCACGACCTACAAGCCCGAGGACCACAAGGCGCGGGTGCTGGAAGTCTCCGCGCTGATGGATTCAACCGATCCGGACCTCAGTCGCTTCCACGCCCACGGCGGCAAGCTCGTGATCCTCGAACACATGTCCGACTACGCGCAAAGCCCCTATGCCGGCATCCGCTACTTCGAGAATGTCGAGAAAACGCTCGGCAAGGACAAGGTCGCGGAATTCGCCCGGCTCTACACTGCGCCCGGCGTCGACCATGTCGGCTCCGGCGCTCCCGCCAATGTCGACATGCTGGCCGTGCTGGTCGACTGGGTCGAGAACGGCAAGGCGCCCGGCGATCTCGAAGTGCGCGAGCAGCAGACCGAGGCGCCGGCCTTCGACACAATCCGCGCGCTGCCATTGTGCCGCTGGCCGACCTGGCCGCGTTACAAGGCAGGCCCGGTGAACGCGGCAGCGAGTTTCTCCTGCGCGCCGTGA
- a CDS encoding NAD(P)/FAD-dependent oxidoreductase, protein MTQAPAKPHRVVIVGAGFGGLEAAFGLAGAPVEITLIDRRNHHLFQPLLYQVATASLATSEIAWPIRYLLRDRPEVTTLFANVCGVNAAEKQVQLDDGGSIPYDTLILATGARHAYFGHDEWEPFAPGLKTLEDATTLRRRILVAFERAERETDPDKRAALLTFVIIGAGPTGVEMAGTIADLAKDTLPHDFRHIDTRKARVVLIEAGSRVLAGFPDDLSAYAQASLEKLGVEVMLGEPVTECSADGVVFGGKRLEARTIVWAAGVRASRAAEWLNAPADRAHRLQVEPDLTVPGHPDIFAVGDTVTIKGPDGNPVPGIAPAAKQEGRYVAALIKARLDGKTLPPFRYKHAGSLAQIGKKKAVIDFGWLKLRGSLAWWIWGLAHIYFLIGVRHRIAVAMNWLWIHTRDQRAARLITQGSSKVAQ, encoded by the coding sequence ATGACGCAAGCGCCGGCCAAACCTCATCGCGTGGTCATCGTCGGCGCCGGCTTCGGCGGGCTCGAAGCCGCCTTCGGTCTCGCAGGCGCGCCGGTCGAGATCACGCTGATCGACCGCCGCAACCACCATCTGTTCCAGCCGTTGCTCTACCAGGTCGCGACCGCATCGCTTGCGACCAGCGAGATCGCCTGGCCGATCCGCTATCTGCTGCGCGACCGGCCCGAGGTGACGACATTGTTTGCCAATGTCTGCGGCGTCAACGCTGCAGAAAAGCAGGTGCAGCTCGACGACGGCGGCAGCATTCCCTACGACACGCTGATCCTCGCCACCGGCGCGCGCCACGCCTATTTCGGTCATGACGAATGGGAGCCGTTCGCACCCGGCCTGAAGACGCTGGAGGACGCCACCACGCTGCGGCGGCGCATCCTGGTCGCCTTCGAGCGCGCCGAGCGCGAGACTGATCCCGACAAGCGTGCGGCGCTACTGACCTTCGTCATCATCGGCGCCGGGCCGACCGGCGTCGAGATGGCCGGCACCATCGCCGACCTCGCCAAGGACACGCTGCCGCATGACTTCCGTCACATCGACACGCGCAAGGCGCGCGTGGTGTTGATCGAGGCCGGCTCGCGCGTGCTGGCAGGATTTCCCGACGATCTCTCGGCCTATGCGCAAGCGTCGCTAGAAAAGCTCGGCGTCGAGGTGATGCTGGGCGAGCCGGTCACCGAATGCTCGGCCGACGGCGTCGTGTTCGGCGGCAAGAGGCTGGAGGCGCGCACCATCGTGTGGGCCGCCGGCGTGCGCGCCTCGCGCGCCGCCGAATGGCTGAACGCGCCGGCCGACCGCGCCCATCGGCTGCAGGTCGAGCCGGATCTGACCGTGCCCGGTCATCCCGACATCTTCGCCGTCGGCGACACGGTCACGATCAAGGGTCCCGACGGCAATCCGGTGCCCGGCATCGCGCCGGCCGCGAAGCAGGAGGGGCGCTACGTCGCCGCACTGATCAAGGCCCGGCTCGACGGCAAGACGCTGCCGCCGTTCCGCTACAAGCATGCCGGCAGCCTCGCGCAGATCGGCAAGAAGAAGGCGGTGATCGATTTCGGCTGGCTCAAGCTGCGCGGCTCCCTGGCATGGTGGATCTGGGGCCTCGCCCACATCTATTTCCTGATCGGCGTGCGCCATCGGATTGCGGTGGCGATGAACTGGCTCTGGATCCACACGCGCGACCAGCGCGCCGCGCGGCTGATCACCCAGGGCAGCAGCAAGGTGGCGCAGTAG
- a CDS encoding MFS transporter: MQTPRERNEQRWVLGLTALASFMMALDAMIMTTAFATIRADFGSAVETLQWTVNAFNLTFAVLLLTGAALGDRFGRRRMFAAGIGLFVVASAACALAGDAAALIAARALQGAGAALVMPLAMAILSGAFGREERARALGIFSGITGCALIIGPAIGGFITEHLGWRWIFWINLPIGLIAIALVLARLRESFGPTAPLDITGLSLVALAALALVWGLLRGNSAGWASAEVTGALIAGAALAAMFVLWELRATSPMVPMRLFAARPFAAGIAASVLFYAAMYGVLFLLPQFLQIALGFDAFGAGLRLLPWTATLFVTAPIAGAVVNRFGERTLVVTGLLMQAIGLGWISEIVTSSMPYSALVAPLMLAGVGVSMAMPAAQNAVLSAVAVSEMGKASGVFNMGRFLGGMFGIAAVVATFSANGTADSSGHFTNGFAAAMSLAATLSFAGAVAGLFLPMRRRVVATTARQDA, from the coding sequence ATGCAGACCCCTCGAGAGCGCAACGAGCAGCGCTGGGTGCTCGGCCTCACCGCGCTGGCATCCTTCATGATGGCGCTGGACGCCATGATCATGACCACGGCCTTCGCCACCATTCGCGCCGATTTCGGCAGCGCCGTGGAGACGCTGCAATGGACCGTCAATGCCTTCAACCTGACCTTCGCGGTGCTGCTCCTGACCGGTGCGGCGCTCGGCGATCGTTTTGGGCGACGCAGGATGTTCGCAGCCGGGATCGGCCTGTTCGTCGTGGCCTCCGCGGCCTGCGCGCTGGCCGGCGATGCCGCGGCATTGATCGCCGCGCGCGCTTTGCAGGGCGCAGGTGCGGCGCTGGTGATGCCGCTGGCGATGGCGATCCTGAGCGGCGCGTTCGGCCGCGAGGAGCGCGCCCGCGCGCTCGGCATCTTCAGCGGCATCACCGGATGCGCGCTGATCATCGGCCCCGCGATCGGCGGCTTCATCACCGAGCATCTCGGCTGGCGCTGGATCTTCTGGATCAACCTGCCGATCGGCCTGATTGCGATCGCCCTCGTGCTGGCGCGCCTGCGGGAAAGTTTTGGTCCGACGGCGCCGCTCGACATCACCGGATTGTCGCTGGTCGCACTCGCGGCGCTGGCGCTGGTCTGGGGCCTGTTGCGCGGCAACAGCGCCGGATGGGCGAGCGCGGAAGTGACGGGCGCGCTGATCGCCGGCGCGGCGCTGGCAGCGATGTTCGTGCTGTGGGAGCTGCGTGCGACGAGCCCGATGGTGCCGATGCGGCTGTTCGCGGCCCGACCGTTCGCGGCCGGCATCGCCGCAAGCGTGCTGTTCTATGCCGCGATGTATGGCGTGCTGTTCCTGCTGCCGCAATTCCTGCAGATCGCACTCGGCTTCGACGCCTTCGGTGCCGGGCTACGGCTGTTGCCGTGGACGGCGACACTGTTCGTCACAGCGCCGATCGCCGGCGCCGTGGTCAACCGGTTCGGCGAACGCACGCTCGTCGTCACCGGCCTCCTGATGCAGGCGATCGGGCTCGGCTGGATCAGCGAGATCGTCACCTCGTCGATGCCCTACTCCGCGCTGGTCGCACCACTGATGCTCGCCGGCGTCGGCGTCTCGATGGCGATGCCGGCCGCGCAGAACGCGGTGCTGAGCGCGGTCGCGGTCAGCGAGATGGGCAAGGCGTCGGGCGTCTTCAACATGGGCCGTTTCCTCGGCGGGATGTTCGGCATCGCGGCGGTGGTGGCGACCTTCTCCGCCAATGGCACGGCCGATTCGTCCGGACATTTCACCAATGGATTTGCTGCAGCGATGAGCCTTGCGGCAACGCTGTCATTCGCCGGCGCGGTGGCGGGACTGTTCCTGCCGATGCGGCGACGAGTTGTCGCCACGACCGCGCGGCAGGATGCGTAA
- a CDS encoding RNA polymerase sigma factor produces MTSPPQAPTDVEALLAAMRPRLHRYCARMVGSVIDGEDVLQDALIKAMEAFAPAAPIQHPEAWLFRIAHNTALDFLRRRNRQEALHAPEEVDMMAGELDDVSRREIAASSLRTFMRLPVAQRSSVILMDVLGCSLQEVCGIMDFSLPAVKAALHRGRTQLRAFAREPDDAPRPGLSPADRLRLNAYVGRFNDRDFDAIRVMIADDIRLELVNKTRLNGKAEVSRYFGNYAKIDDWHLVTGQVEGRPAILVFDPNAQGGPPRSFMLLDWSADKVATIRDFRHAPYAIDGAEWAVDQG; encoded by the coding sequence ATGACGTCACCACCCCAGGCGCCGACCGATGTCGAGGCGCTGCTGGCGGCGATGCGGCCAAGGCTGCATCGCTACTGCGCTCGCATGGTCGGATCGGTCATCGACGGCGAGGATGTGCTGCAGGACGCGCTGATCAAGGCGATGGAAGCCTTCGCGCCCGCAGCCCCGATCCAGCATCCGGAGGCCTGGCTGTTCCGGATCGCGCACAACACCGCGCTCGATTTCCTCAGGCGGCGCAACCGCCAGGAAGCGCTCCACGCGCCGGAGGAGGTGGACATGATGGCCGGAGAGCTTGACGACGTCAGCCGCCGCGAGATCGCGGCAAGCAGCCTGCGCACCTTCATGCGGCTGCCGGTGGCGCAGCGCTCCAGCGTGATCCTGATGGACGTGCTCGGCTGCTCGTTGCAGGAGGTCTGCGGCATCATGGATTTCAGCCTGCCCGCGGTGAAGGCCGCGCTGCACCGCGGACGCACGCAACTGCGTGCGTTCGCCCGCGAACCGGACGATGCGCCGCGGCCCGGCCTGTCGCCGGCTGATCGTCTCAGGCTGAACGCCTATGTCGGCCGCTTCAATGACCGCGACTTCGATGCCATCCGCGTCATGATCGCCGATGACATCAGGCTCGAACTCGTCAACAAGACACGGCTGAACGGCAAGGCCGAGGTGTCACGCTACTTCGGCAATTATGCGAAGATCGACGACTGGCACCTGGTCACCGGACAGGTCGAGGGCCGTCCCGCGATCCTGGTGTTCGATCCGAACGCGCAGGGTGGGCCGCCGCGATCGTTCATGCTGCTTGACTGGTCGGCCGACAAGGTCGCGACGATCAGGGATTTCCGCCACGCGCCCTATGCGATCGATGGCGCCGAATGGGCGGTGGATCAGGGGTGA
- a CDS encoding ABC transporter substrate-binding protein has translation MKKAFWLAGAMALALAQPATAADSVKIGFVSTFSGPTAVIGNDMRNSFELALDHLGRKIDGKPVEVIYEDDQQKPDVGKQKTEKLVQSDKVDFIVGYIWSNVLLASLKTAVDSKTFLISANAGPSQLAGELCSPYVFSTSWQNDQTPAAMGLYMNQKGVKSVFLIGPNYAAGKDMLAGVKSTFKGEVVGEEYTVWPSQLDFSAELTKARNSKAESIFVFYPGAAGVQFLNQYAQAGIKAQIPLYTAFTVDELSLPLQKDNAIGIPGAQEWVNDLPNAENKKFVEDYRKKYPGLRPTYYGAQAYDAAQLINSAVVAVKGDLTKKDAMKAEMEKANFKSLRGPFKYGNNHIPIQNFYLQDVVKDADGQLSLKTVATIVKDDQDKFHDKCSMK, from the coding sequence ATGAAAAAGGCATTCTGGCTGGCAGGCGCCATGGCTCTGGCGCTCGCGCAGCCCGCGACGGCGGCTGACAGCGTCAAGATCGGCTTTGTCTCGACCTTCAGCGGTCCGACCGCCGTGATCGGCAACGACATGCGCAATTCGTTCGAGCTCGCGCTCGACCACCTTGGCCGCAAGATCGATGGCAAGCCGGTCGAGGTGATCTACGAGGACGACCAGCAGAAGCCTGATGTCGGCAAGCAGAAGACCGAGAAGCTGGTGCAGTCCGACAAGGTCGACTTCATCGTCGGCTACATCTGGTCGAACGTGCTGCTGGCGTCGCTGAAGACCGCGGTCGATTCGAAAACCTTCCTGATCTCGGCCAATGCCGGTCCGTCGCAGCTCGCCGGCGAACTGTGCTCGCCTTACGTGTTCTCGACCTCCTGGCAGAACGACCAGACGCCTGCCGCGATGGGCCTCTACATGAACCAGAAGGGCGTCAAGTCGGTGTTCCTGATCGGCCCGAACTACGCCGCCGGCAAGGACATGCTGGCGGGCGTGAAGAGCACCTTCAAGGGCGAGGTGGTCGGTGAGGAATACACGGTGTGGCCGAGCCAGCTCGACTTCTCCGCCGAGCTGACCAAGGCGCGGAACTCCAAGGCCGAGTCGATCTTCGTGTTCTATCCCGGCGCCGCCGGCGTCCAATTCCTGAACCAGTACGCCCAGGCCGGCATCAAGGCGCAAATCCCGCTCTATACCGCCTTCACCGTCGACGAATTGTCGCTGCCGCTGCAGAAGGACAACGCGATCGGCATTCCCGGCGCGCAGGAATGGGTCAACGACCTGCCGAACGCCGAGAACAAGAAGTTCGTCGAGGATTATCGCAAGAAGTATCCCGGCCTGCGCCCGACCTATTACGGCGCCCAGGCCTATGACGCCGCCCAGCTGATCAACAGCGCCGTCGTCGCGGTGAAGGGCGACCTCACCAAGAAGGACGCGATGAAGGCGGAGATGGAGAAGGCCAACTTCAAGTCGCTGCGCGGCCCGTTCAAGTATGGCAACAACCACATCCCGATCCAGAACTTCTACCTTCAGGACGTGGTCAAGGACGCTGACGGCCAGCTCTCGCTGAAGACGGTCGCGACCATCGTCAAGGACGACCAGGACAAATTCCACGACAAGTGTTCGATGAAGTGA
- a CDS encoding branched-chain amino acid ABC transporter permease, with protein MYLVVEQLLNGLQFGLLLFLLAAGLTLVFGIMDFVNLAHGSLYMMGAYFAATFVAWTGSFVLGALLALGATLLLGIVLEYVALRHLYGRDHLDQVLATFGLILFFNDAVRLIWGPAGLALPLPAWLTVPVQIIPGVYYPAYRLMIIVVALAVAAMLYLVVMRTRVGMLIRAGASNREMIGALGINIKLLFTLVFGLGAALAGLAGLMQAPILTVQIGMGENILILAFVIIVIGGIGSIRGAFMAAVFVGIIDTMGRAFLPDLLRKVLSGAAASTAAPALSSMLIYLLMAIILVLRPEGLFPAAKR; from the coding sequence ATGTATCTCGTCGTCGAACAATTGCTGAACGGCCTGCAATTCGGCCTGCTGCTGTTCCTGCTGGCGGCCGGACTGACGCTGGTGTTCGGCATCATGGATTTCGTCAATCTGGCGCACGGCTCGCTCTACATGATGGGCGCCTATTTCGCGGCGACCTTCGTGGCCTGGACCGGCAGTTTTGTCCTGGGCGCGCTGCTGGCGCTGGGTGCCACGCTGCTGCTCGGCATCGTGCTGGAATATGTCGCGCTCCGGCATCTCTACGGCCGCGACCATCTCGACCAGGTGCTGGCGACGTTCGGCCTGATCCTGTTCTTCAATGACGCCGTCCGGCTGATCTGGGGCCCGGCCGGCCTCGCGCTGCCGCTGCCGGCCTGGCTCACCGTGCCGGTGCAGATCATTCCCGGCGTGTATTATCCGGCCTACCGGCTGATGATCATCGTGGTCGCGCTGGCGGTTGCCGCGATGCTCTATCTCGTCGTGATGCGCACCCGCGTCGGCATGCTGATCCGCGCCGGCGCCTCCAACCGCGAGATGATCGGGGCGCTCGGCATCAACATCAAGCTGCTGTTCACGCTGGTGTTCGGCCTCGGCGCCGCGCTCGCCGGTCTCGCCGGGCTGATGCAAGCGCCGATCCTCACGGTGCAGATCGGGATGGGCGAGAACATTCTGATCCTGGCTTTCGTCATCATCGTGATCGGCGGCATCGGCTCGATCCGCGGCGCCTTCATGGCCGCGGTCTTCGTCGGTATCATCGACACGATGGGCCGCGCCTTCCTGCCCGACCTGCTGCGCAAGGTGCTGAGCGGGGCGGCGGCCTCGACCGCGGCGCCGGCGCTGTCCTCGATGCTGATCTATCTCCTGATGGCGATCATCCTTGTGCTGCGGCCCGAGGGGCTGTTCCCGGCGGCCAAACGATGA
- a CDS encoding branched-chain amino acid ABC transporter permease, which yields MMPKLNVSNAVAALLCAALVLLPVYSAVTGNIFILTLFTRIAIYALAAASLNLIMGYGGMMSFGHAAYLGIGGYAVGILAAEGIGSGFIQWPMALAVSALFALLIGALSLRTRGVYFIMITLAFAQMAYYVASALSRYGGDDGLTVYKRSDFAGLINLSDRNQFYYLCLACLFGGLYLIWRIVNSRFGLVVQGVRSNEQRMQAIGFHANRYRLVCFVIAGTICGLAGALLANNTDFVSPAVMYWTRSGDLMVMVILGGMGSLFGPVVGAIVYLLLEELLSQFTEYSGLILGPVLLLIVLFARGGIMGLLGRMSRG from the coding sequence ATGATGCCCAAGCTCAACGTCTCCAATGCCGTTGCGGCGCTGCTGTGCGCCGCGCTGGTCCTGCTGCCGGTCTATTCGGCGGTGACAGGCAACATCTTCATCCTGACGCTGTTCACCCGCATCGCGATCTATGCGCTGGCGGCCGCGAGCCTCAATCTGATCATGGGCTATGGCGGCATGATGAGCTTCGGCCATGCCGCCTATCTCGGCATCGGCGGCTATGCCGTCGGCATCCTCGCCGCCGAGGGGATCGGTTCCGGGTTCATCCAGTGGCCGATGGCGCTCGCGGTCTCGGCGCTGTTTGCGCTGTTGATCGGCGCGCTCAGTCTACGCACCCGCGGCGTCTATTTCATCATGATCACGCTGGCCTTTGCGCAGATGGCCTATTACGTCGCCTCCGCGCTGTCGCGCTACGGCGGCGACGACGGGCTCACCGTCTACAAGCGCAGCGATTTCGCCGGCCTGATCAATCTGTCGGACCGCAACCAGTTCTACTACCTCTGCCTCGCCTGCCTGTTCGGCGGCCTCTATCTGATCTGGCGCATCGTCAATTCGCGCTTCGGCCTCGTGGTGCAGGGCGTCCGCTCCAACGAGCAGCGCATGCAGGCGATTGGCTTCCATGCCAATCGCTATCGCCTGGTCTGTTTCGTCATCGCCGGTACGATCTGCGGCCTGGCCGGCGCGCTGCTTGCCAACAACACCGACTTCGTCAGCCCCGCCGTGATGTACTGGACCCGCTCCGGCGATCTGATGGTGATGGTGATCCTCGGCGGCATGGGCTCGCTGTTCGGCCCCGTCGTCGGCGCGATCGTCTATCTCCTGCTCGAGGAGCTGCTGTCGCAATTCACCGAATATTCGGGACTGATCCTCGGCCCGGTGCTGCTGTTGATCGTGCTGTTCGCGCGCGGTGGCATCATGGGCTTGCTCGGGAGGATGAGCCGTGGTTGA